From one Nonomuraea polychroma genomic stretch:
- a CDS encoding serine/threonine-protein kinase — MLGAGTTLNDRYVLAHRLGSGGMGEVWRADDTVLGRTVAVKVLIPALTENPTFAQRFQNEARAMATLTHPGVVDVYDYGVADVDGRRVSFLVMEHVPGESLDRVLRRGPLGPDATMRLVAEVGDALAAAHAQGIVHRDVKPANLMIRPDGGVALTDFGIAHSVSAGHLTATGTMLCSAGYCAPEMATASEVTPAVDVYALGVVAYECLTGYLPFQGDTPVQIIFKHLNSPVPPLPGNVPPGPRQVVERALEKTPDQRWPSAAAMAEAARRALAAPGTAPVPAPRRSRAVRAVLTAAAAVVVSAAVAGAVWLRPATTAITDDEVLPTVQDTSVTPSPTTPTATRPQSGPTTKRPPSFKPTRVASPSPAPSATVTSTTPTSTPTTGPTTSEPTQEPSQEPTTPGAEEPSSEPTAGKPTTDIQCIREPCP; from the coding sequence GTGCTAGGCGCGGGGACCACCCTCAATGACCGCTACGTGCTGGCCCACCGCCTGGGCAGCGGGGGCATGGGCGAGGTGTGGCGTGCCGACGACACGGTCCTGGGGCGCACCGTCGCCGTCAAGGTGCTCATCCCGGCGCTGACCGAAAACCCCACGTTCGCCCAGCGCTTCCAGAACGAGGCCAGGGCCATGGCCACGCTGACCCACCCCGGCGTGGTCGACGTCTACGACTACGGCGTCGCCGACGTCGACGGCCGCCGGGTGAGCTTCTTGGTCATGGAGCACGTGCCGGGCGAGTCGCTCGACCGCGTGCTGCGCCGCGGGCCGCTCGGCCCGGACGCCACCATGCGCCTGGTCGCGGAGGTCGGCGACGCGCTGGCCGCCGCACACGCGCAGGGCATCGTGCACCGCGACGTCAAGCCCGCCAACCTCATGATCAGGCCGGACGGCGGTGTGGCCCTCACCGACTTCGGCATCGCCCACTCGGTCTCGGCCGGCCACCTGACGGCCACGGGAACGATGTTGTGCTCGGCCGGCTACTGCGCTCCAGAGATGGCCACCGCCAGCGAGGTGACGCCGGCGGTCGACGTCTACGCGCTCGGCGTGGTGGCGTATGAGTGCCTGACCGGATACCTGCCGTTCCAGGGCGACACGCCCGTACAGATCATCTTCAAGCACCTCAACTCTCCCGTCCCGCCCCTGCCCGGCAACGTGCCGCCGGGGCCGCGGCAGGTGGTGGAGCGTGCGCTGGAGAAGACGCCCGACCAGCGCTGGCCGTCGGCAGCGGCGATGGCCGAGGCCGCACGCCGGGCGCTGGCGGCCCCGGGCACGGCGCCGGTGCCCGCGCCGCGCCGCAGCCGCGCCGTGCGAGCAGTGCTCACCGCGGCCGCCGCCGTGGTCGTGTCCGCGGCCGTGGCAGGCGCCGTCTGGCTGCGCCCGGCCACGACGGCGATCACCGACGACGAGGTGCTGCCGACCGTCCAGGACACCTCGGTCACACCGTCGCCCACGACACCCACCGCCACGCGGCCGCAGTCCGGGCCCACGACCAAGCGTCCCCCGAGCTTCAAGCCGACCCGCGTGGCGAGCCCGTCGCCGGCCCCCTCGGCGACGGTCACGAGCACCACGCCGACCAGCACACCCACCACCGGGCCCACCACGTCCGAGCCCACGCAGGAGCCGTCTCAGGAGCCGACCACGCCGGGGGCGGAGGAGCCGTCGTCCGAGCCCACGGCGGGCAAGCCGACCACCGACATCCAGTGCATACGTGAGCCGTGTCCATGA
- a CDS encoding DUF5130 family protein: MRGLTTAQADDIRKALRTAEQRSGLRFGLFLGEPVGGRRQFAERLHAALGEEAGNAVVILVDLKGRGLEIVTGEQARRRLSDNACRLTAMSMATAFSVGDFIGGLLYGIASLTEAATSRRP; encoded by the coding sequence ATGCGAGGACTGACCACCGCTCAGGCGGACGACATCAGAAAGGCTCTGCGCACGGCCGAGCAGCGCAGCGGGCTGCGGTTCGGGTTGTTCCTCGGGGAACCGGTCGGCGGGCGCCGCCAATTCGCCGAACGCCTGCACGCCGCGCTGGGCGAGGAGGCCGGCAACGCCGTGGTGATTCTGGTGGACCTGAAGGGCCGCGGGCTGGAAATCGTGACGGGGGAGCAGGCCAGGCGGCGGCTGAGCGACAACGCCTGCCGCCTCACCGCCATGTCCATGGCCACCGCCTTCAGCGTCGGCGACTTCATCGGCGGCCTCCTCTACGGCATCGCCTCCCTGACCGAGGCGGCGACATCTCGCCGTCCCTGA
- a CDS encoding nuclease-related domain-containing protein: protein MDSDKQPEDGHQASPIWVSDRPESEQTAAPKPSAPTSTYAPVERASMRSLLRQPRFRRLRNRVLLAIGVALVVGFLVNEWRVGVTAGVVAAILEAVYRARSHSSVPAWRRASVAERRTEAQLRKLERMGYRTLHARAIPNSEAQIDHLVVGPTGVYAVDSEKWDKRLPVRVQMGKKLFHGPFDQKTRLNEAKWEASRASELISKSFGREVSVVPSLAIYGPAVPWKIMTIRGVDVYQGDRARKWITKRDRALTAAEIDRIYDIAARELPARYGED, encoded by the coding sequence GTGGACTCCGACAAGCAGCCAGAAGACGGTCACCAAGCGTCACCGATCTGGGTGAGTGACCGGCCGGAGAGCGAGCAGACCGCCGCCCCCAAGCCATCGGCGCCCACCTCCACATACGCGCCGGTAGAGCGCGCGTCGATGCGTAGCCTCCTGCGACAACCACGCTTCCGCCGCCTGCGCAACCGCGTGCTGCTGGCGATCGGCGTGGCCTTGGTCGTGGGCTTCCTCGTGAACGAATGGCGGGTCGGCGTGACCGCGGGCGTGGTCGCGGCGATCCTGGAGGCGGTTTATCGCGCGCGTTCCCACTCGTCCGTTCCTGCCTGGCGGCGCGCGTCCGTGGCGGAGCGGCGCACCGAGGCGCAGCTCCGCAAGCTGGAGCGCATGGGCTACCGCACGCTGCACGCCAGGGCGATCCCCAACAGCGAGGCCCAGATCGACCACCTCGTGGTGGGCCCGACGGGCGTGTACGCGGTCGACTCCGAGAAGTGGGACAAACGCCTTCCGGTACGCGTGCAGATGGGCAAGAAGCTCTTCCACGGCCCGTTCGACCAGAAGACCCGGCTCAACGAGGCCAAATGGGAGGCCTCGCGGGCCAGCGAGCTGATCAGCAAGTCGTTCGGCCGCGAGGTGTCGGTCGTGCCCTCGCTCGCCATCTACGGCCCGGCCGTGCCATGGAAGATCATGACGATCCGCGGCGTGGACGTCTACCAGGGCGACCGTGCCCGCAAGTGGATCACCAAGCGGGATCGGGCGCTGACCGCCGCCGAGATCGACCGGATCTACGACATCGCCGCCAGGGAGCTCCCCGCCCGGTACGGCGAGGACTGA
- a CDS encoding TetR/AcrR family transcriptional regulator, whose protein sequence is MTTRRVRARRGEGELLREEILRAAEDLLTESGTEDALTLRAVAERVGVSTPSVYLHFADKDALVEAVCMRVWDELGRLFSENLGGDPFLALGRCGRAYARFALDHPVQYRVLMMRPSAAPGVPPAAAACFRHMVDAVAACVETRVLEGDPEELALGLWSAVHGCVSLLIAQPSFPWPRDREALIDHIVRMAGFGTAVYSRLPRTLPPTTDLVTALDDFGARLTGTGS, encoded by the coding sequence ATGACCACCAGACGTGTACGCGCCAGGCGCGGCGAAGGCGAACTGCTCCGCGAGGAGATCCTGCGCGCGGCCGAGGACCTGCTGACTGAGTCGGGCACCGAGGACGCCCTCACGCTGCGCGCGGTCGCCGAGCGGGTCGGGGTGTCCACACCGTCGGTCTATCTGCACTTCGCCGACAAGGATGCGCTGGTCGAGGCGGTCTGCATGCGCGTATGGGACGAGCTCGGCCGGCTCTTCAGCGAGAACCTGGGCGGCGACCCGTTCCTCGCGCTGGGCCGGTGCGGGCGTGCCTACGCCCGCTTCGCCCTTGACCATCCCGTGCAGTATCGAGTGCTCATGATGCGGCCCTCGGCCGCGCCCGGCGTCCCGCCGGCCGCCGCCGCGTGTTTCCGCCACATGGTGGACGCGGTCGCGGCCTGCGTGGAGACCCGCGTGCTCGAGGGCGACCCGGAAGAGCTCGCGCTCGGCCTCTGGTCGGCCGTGCACGGATGCGTCTCGCTGCTGATCGCCCAGCCGTCGTTCCCGTGGCCGCGCGACAGGGAGGCGCTCATCGATCACATCGTGCGGATGGCAGGCTTCGGCACCGCGGTGTACTCCCGCCTGCCACGCACCCTCCCGCCGACCACCGACCTGGTCACCGCGCTCGACGACTTCGGCGCACGCCTGACCGGCACGGGTTCGTAG
- a CDS encoding thioesterase family protein, with translation MGTFREATALTARGDGEFGAVLDAEWSVGTRLHGGYLLAVLGRAACESAGGAGHPHVTAVSGTFVEPPEPGNALARVETLRVGRSVAQVRAALVQEGRTRVEAHVTLGLLDDADPWWSSHEPVEMPPEDDCFLVPTEAPGAGFSVPLMAVVEERIDPAHMGFAFGTPTGRGVIATWQRLADGSDWDPLSLLVALDPVPPVSYELGLPGWVPTIQLSAYIRRLPAPGPVRVRLSATDVGGERMDEVAQVWDDKGRLVGQATQLAAVRLPA, from the coding sequence ATGGGGACTTTTCGGGAAGCGACGGCGTTGACCGCCCGGGGTGACGGTGAGTTCGGCGCCGTCCTGGACGCCGAGTGGAGCGTAGGGACGCGCCTGCACGGCGGCTACCTGCTGGCCGTGCTGGGGCGGGCCGCCTGCGAGAGCGCGGGCGGCGCGGGCCATCCGCACGTGACCGCCGTGAGCGGCACCTTCGTCGAGCCGCCCGAGCCGGGCAACGCCCTCGCGCGGGTGGAGACGCTCCGCGTGGGCAGGAGCGTGGCGCAGGTCAGGGCCGCGCTGGTGCAGGAGGGCCGGACCCGGGTGGAGGCGCACGTCACCCTGGGCCTGCTGGACGACGCCGATCCCTGGTGGTCGTCTCACGAGCCGGTCGAGATGCCGCCCGAGGACGACTGCTTCCTGGTCCCGACGGAGGCGCCGGGCGCGGGGTTCTCCGTTCCGCTGATGGCCGTGGTCGAGGAGCGCATCGATCCCGCGCACATGGGCTTCGCGTTCGGCACTCCCACCGGGCGCGGTGTCATCGCCACGTGGCAGCGGCTGGCCGACGGCTCGGACTGGGATCCGCTGAGCCTGCTGGTCGCGCTCGACCCGGTGCCGCCGGTCTCGTACGAGCTGGGGCTGCCGGGCTGGGTTCCCACCATCCAGCTGTCGGCGTACATCCGCAGGTTGCCGGCGCCCGGTCCCGTCAGGGTCCGGTTGTCGGCCACGGACGTAGGCGGCGAGCGGATGGACGAGGTGGCCCAGGTCTGGGACGACAAGGGGCGTCTGGTCGGTCAGGCGACCCAGCTCGCGGCCGTGCGGCTGCCCGCATAG
- the ilvD gene encoding dihydroxy-acid dehydratase — MPALRSRTVTHGRNMAGARALLRATGVAGSDFGKPIIAVANSFTQFVPGHVHLREVGDVVSAAIREAGAIPREFNTIAVDDGIAMGHGGMLYSLPSRELIADAVEYMVEAHCADALICVSNCDKITPGMLLAAFRLNIPTIFVSGGPMEAGKTPGKKLDLIDPMIASADDSVSDAELLEMEENACPTCGSCSGMFTANSMNCLAEAIGLALPGNGTILATHKARKKLFEDAGRQLVEITRRYYEDGDESVLPRSIATREAFENAMTLDVAMGGSTNTILHILAAAREAQVDFGLKEINEISLRVPCLCKVAPATNKYHIEDVHRAGGIPAILGELDRAGLLHRDVPTVNGGSLADMLAAWDVKSPTAKPEALELWHAAPGNVRTVKAYSQDNRWDELDLDRAAGCIRDLEHAYTVDGGLAVLYGNISRDGAVVKTAGVDESIWTFSGPAVVFESQEQAVEGILGGKVKAGDVVVIRYEGPKGGPGMQEMLYPTSFLKGKGLGKVCALVTDGRFSGGTSGLSIGHASPEAAEGGTIALVEDGDIIDIDIPNRSMELRVPEAELAARRERLLTELGRYRPRDRNRPVSVALQAYAAMTTSASTGASRDLSQLSR; from the coding sequence ATGCCCGCCCTCAGGTCACGTACAGTCACCCACGGCAGGAATATGGCCGGTGCCCGGGCCCTGCTCCGGGCGACCGGCGTAGCCGGGAGCGACTTCGGCAAGCCCATCATCGCGGTCGCCAACAGCTTCACCCAGTTCGTGCCGGGCCATGTGCATCTCCGGGAAGTGGGTGACGTCGTCTCGGCCGCGATCAGGGAGGCCGGGGCGATCCCCCGCGAGTTCAACACGATCGCGGTGGACGACGGCATCGCGATGGGCCATGGCGGCATGCTCTATTCGCTGCCGTCGCGCGAGCTGATCGCCGACGCCGTGGAATACATGGTCGAAGCCCACTGTGCGGACGCGTTGATCTGCGTCTCCAACTGCGACAAGATCACGCCGGGCATGCTGCTGGCGGCGTTCAGGCTCAACATTCCGACGATCTTCGTGTCCGGCGGGCCCATGGAGGCCGGCAAGACGCCCGGCAAGAAGCTCGACCTGATCGACCCGATGATCGCCTCCGCCGACGACTCCGTCTCGGACGCCGAGTTGCTGGAGATGGAGGAGAACGCCTGCCCGACGTGCGGGTCCTGCTCCGGCATGTTCACCGCCAACTCCATGAACTGCCTGGCCGAGGCCATCGGGCTGGCGCTGCCCGGCAACGGCACGATCCTGGCCACGCACAAGGCGCGCAAGAAGCTGTTCGAGGACGCCGGGCGGCAGCTCGTCGAGATCACCCGCCGTTACTACGAGGACGGCGACGAGTCGGTGCTGCCGCGCTCGATCGCCACCCGCGAGGCGTTCGAGAACGCCATGACGCTCGACGTCGCCATGGGCGGCTCGACCAACACGATCCTGCACATCCTGGCCGCGGCCCGCGAGGCGCAGGTGGACTTCGGGCTCAAGGAGATCAACGAGATCTCGCTGCGGGTGCCGTGCCTGTGCAAGGTCGCCCCGGCGACGAACAAATACCACATCGAGGACGTCCACCGAGCCGGTGGCATCCCGGCCATCCTGGGCGAGCTCGACCGGGCCGGGCTGCTGCACCGCGACGTGCCCACCGTGAACGGCGGCTCCCTCGCCGACATGCTGGCCGCTTGGGACGTGAAGTCACCGACGGCGAAGCCCGAGGCCCTGGAGCTGTGGCACGCGGCGCCCGGCAACGTGCGCACGGTCAAGGCATACTCGCAGGACAACCGCTGGGACGAGCTGGACCTCGACCGGGCGGCCGGGTGCATCCGCGACCTCGAGCACGCCTATACCGTGGACGGCGGCCTGGCCGTGCTCTACGGCAACATCTCGCGAGACGGCGCGGTCGTGAAGACCGCCGGGGTCGACGAGTCGATCTGGACGTTCAGCGGGCCCGCGGTGGTGTTCGAGTCGCAGGAGCAGGCGGTCGAGGGCATCCTCGGCGGCAAGGTCAAGGCGGGCGACGTGGTGGTCATCCGCTACGAGGGCCCTAAGGGCGGCCCCGGCATGCAGGAGATGCTCTACCCGACCTCGTTCCTCAAGGGCAAGGGCCTGGGCAAGGTGTGCGCGCTGGTCACCGACGGCCGCTTCTCCGGCGGCACCTCGGGCCTGTCGATCGGCCACGCCTCGCCCGAGGCGGCCGAGGGCGGCACGATCGCGCTGGTCGAGGACGGCGACATCATCGACATCGACATCCCCAACCGGTCGATGGAGCTGCGCGTGCCCGAGGCCGAGCTGGCGGCCCGGCGCGAGCGGTTGCTGACCGAGCTGGGCAGATACCGGCCGCGGGACCGCAACCGGCCGGTGAGCGTGGCGCTGCAGGCGTACGCGGCGATGACGACGTCCGCCTCGACGGGCGCCTCCCGCGATCTGTCGCAGCTGTCGAGGTAA
- a CDS encoding helix-turn-helix transcriptional regulator codes for MTTVVKHDTRPLTTAEIAALALSLAHLGAGPQSVTARRGLQHALEHLELDDDVIATTLTTLTEPLPMEVASRARLMADAITSRLMVRLHYRDASGVVTSRDVEPVTCLVHREYWYLVGVCRMRRAIRAFRFDRIIAVEPTLTPSRPHLADRFLPFQRRRRSRAA; via the coding sequence ATGACGACAGTCGTGAAGCACGATACTCGCCCGCTGACGACCGCCGAGATCGCCGCCCTCGCACTCTCCCTCGCCCACCTCGGAGCAGGCCCCCAGTCCGTCACCGCCCGGCGTGGCCTCCAGCACGCGCTCGAGCACCTGGAGCTCGACGACGACGTCATCGCCACTACGCTCACGACGCTGACCGAGCCGCTGCCCATGGAGGTCGCCTCCCGGGCCAGGCTCATGGCCGACGCCATCACCAGCCGGCTCATGGTCCGGCTGCACTACCGTGACGCCTCGGGCGTCGTCACCAGCCGCGACGTCGAGCCGGTGACGTGCCTGGTCCACCGCGAATACTGGTATCTGGTGGGGGTGTGCAGGATGCGCCGGGCGATCCGGGCGTTCCGGTTCGACCGGATCATCGCGGTCGAGCCCACGCTCACCCCGTCCCGTCCGCACCTCGCCGACCGGTTCCTGCCGTTCCAGCGCCGCAGGCGCAGCAGGGCCGCCTGA
- a CDS encoding serine hydrolase: MRVWGIWPFALLIVAPGCAAPSSGTPRPVTVVPHEQAPVLAERVLPSDERRALDRTLERYLRQRPGRASVAVYNKTTGVRYAFRERTPYMLASVAKVDILLAFLLDKQRQGRQVTAYEHRLADRMIRNSDNDCAHELYMTIGGQDGLDQVLRRLGIQHTRPGPDLSWGSTRSRPSDQVKVLEQLTDPGGPLSARHRRYALKLMSSVAPEQAWGVSAASGEVALKNGWLPAQVHGGLWTINSVGRLRVRGHDLLIAVLSERSPDMETGVATVGHLAEVVAGALTRAETTVQAAS, translated from the coding sequence ATGCGTGTATGGGGGATCTGGCCCTTTGCCCTGCTGATCGTGGCGCCCGGGTGCGCCGCTCCGTCGTCCGGGACGCCGCGCCCGGTCACCGTGGTGCCCCATGAGCAGGCCCCTGTCCTGGCCGAGAGGGTGCTGCCGTCGGACGAACGGCGGGCCCTCGACCGGACGCTGGAGCGTTACCTGCGCCAGCGTCCCGGCCGGGCTTCGGTGGCCGTCTACAACAAGACGACCGGCGTCAGGTACGCCTTCCGCGAGCGCACGCCGTACATGCTGGCCAGCGTGGCCAAGGTGGACATCCTGCTGGCGTTCCTGCTGGACAAGCAGCGTCAGGGGCGGCAGGTGACCGCCTACGAGCATCGGCTGGCCGACCGCATGATCCGCAACAGCGACAACGACTGCGCGCACGAGCTCTACATGACGATCGGCGGGCAGGACGGGCTGGACCAGGTGCTGCGCCGGCTGGGCATCCAGCACACGCGGCCCGGTCCGGACCTGTCCTGGGGTTCGACCCGTAGCCGCCCGTCCGACCAGGTGAAGGTGCTGGAACAGCTCACCGACCCGGGCGGCCCGCTGTCGGCCCGGCACCGGCGTTACGCGTTGAAGCTCATGTCGTCGGTCGCGCCCGAGCAGGCGTGGGGGGTCAGCGCCGCCAGCGGCGAGGTGGCGTTGAAGAACGGGTGGCTGCCCGCCCAGGTGCACGGCGGGCTGTGGACGATCAACAGCGTGGGGCGGCTCCGCGTGCGCGGGCACGACCTGCTGATCGCCGTCCTGTCAGAGCGCAGCCCGGACATGGAGACCGGGGTCGCCACCGTGGGGCATCTGGCGGAGGTGGTGGCCGGCGCCCTGACCAGGGCGGAGACCACGGTCCAGGCCGCGTCCTAG
- a CDS encoding FmdB family zinc ribbon protein, with protein sequence MPRYDFRCRACGSTFEVSRPMSASDDPAICPEGHDDTVKLLSTVAMTGGAAAPRATGGGCCGGGCCSS encoded by the coding sequence ATGCCGCGTTACGACTTCCGCTGCCGCGCCTGCGGCTCCACGTTCGAGGTGTCCCGTCCCATGTCGGCTTCGGACGACCCCGCGATCTGCCCGGAAGGCCACGACGACACGGTGAAGCTGCTGTCCACGGTGGCCATGACGGGCGGCGCGGCCGCGCCACGGGCGACCGGCGGCGGTTGTTGCGGCGGGGGCTGCTGCTCCTCCTAG
- a CDS encoding GNAT family N-acetyltransferase: protein MWTFTSDVEEYAAVAEPFLLGDPVGNTVALTVLANLRAGMPAKDPRFGWWTVDGEVRGAAFRTPPYPIGLAVMPVEAVAPLVEALDRDIPTLVGRVELTDAVVRLLGPPSRVISERLYRLGTLRVPGVPGRGRLAVPADFPLLVSWHQAFGDEVALPEGDVTERVARRLAARELFLWEADGVPVSLAGLSPAAGGVCRIGPVYTPPSCRRRGYGAAVTAYASQAGLEERCDQVVLFTDLDNPTSNSIYQAIGYEPVSDYAHITYA from the coding sequence ATGTGGACCTTCACCTCGGACGTCGAGGAGTACGCCGCGGTCGCCGAGCCCTTCCTGCTCGGCGACCCGGTGGGCAACACCGTCGCGCTGACCGTCCTGGCCAACCTGAGGGCCGGCATGCCCGCCAAGGATCCCCGTTTCGGCTGGTGGACGGTGGACGGCGAGGTGCGCGGGGCGGCCTTCCGCACCCCGCCCTACCCGATCGGGCTCGCCGTCATGCCGGTCGAGGCCGTCGCGCCGCTGGTGGAGGCGCTCGATCGCGACATCCCCACACTCGTCGGCCGGGTGGAACTGACCGACGCGGTCGTGCGCCTGCTGGGGCCGCCCAGCCGGGTGATCTCCGAGCGGCTCTACCGGCTCGGCACGCTGCGGGTCCCCGGCGTGCCCGGGCGGGGCCGGCTCGCCGTGCCAGCCGATTTCCCGCTGCTGGTCAGCTGGCATCAGGCGTTCGGCGACGAGGTGGCGCTGCCCGAGGGCGACGTCACCGAGCGCGTCGCCCGGCGGCTCGCGGCCCGGGAGTTGTTCCTGTGGGAGGCGGACGGCGTGCCGGTCTCGCTCGCCGGGCTCTCGCCCGCGGCCGGCGGGGTCTGCCGCATCGGGCCCGTCTACACGCCCCCGTCGTGCCGCAGGCGCGGGTACGGCGCCGCCGTGACGGCCTACGCCAGTCAGGCCGGGCTGGAGGAGCGCTGCGACCAGGTGGTGCTCTTCACCGACCTGGACAACCCCACCAGCAACTCCATCTACCAGGCGATCGGCTACGAGCCCGTGTCCGACTACGCGCACATAACATACGCTTAG
- a CDS encoding HNH endonuclease gives MTRQVLLLNATYEPLTTLSLHRAIVLVLREKADVVHRDGRGAVLRSASCTLDVPSVIRLRRYVRIPYRSRIPLTRAALMRRDNYRCAYCGQRAETIDHVIPRSRGGAHTWENCVASCTTCNHRKADKYLEELGWTLRVSPAVPRGAHWRLIGASLVGDPQWAPYLEAAA, from the coding sequence ATGACGCGCCAAGTCCTGCTGCTCAATGCCACTTACGAGCCACTGACCACCCTCTCGCTGCACCGTGCCATCGTGCTCGTGCTGCGGGAGAAGGCCGACGTCGTCCATCGCGACGGCCGGGGCGCGGTGTTGCGCTCCGCGAGCTGCACGCTCGACGTGCCTTCGGTGATCAGGCTCCGCAGATACGTCCGCATCCCCTACCGGTCGCGCATCCCCCTGACCAGGGCCGCGCTCATGCGCCGCGACAACTACCGCTGCGCCTACTGCGGCCAGCGGGCCGAGACCATCGACCATGTCATCCCGCGGTCCCGGGGTGGCGCCCACACGTGGGAAAACTGCGTCGCGTCCTGCACGACGTGCAACCACAGGAAGGCCGACAAATACCTGGAGGAGCTCGGGTGGACGCTCCGCGTCAGCCCTGCGGTGCCACGGGGCGCCCATTGGAGGCTGATCGGCGCGTCGCTCGTCGGCGACCCCCAGTGGGCGCCCTACCTCGAGGCCGCCGCATAA